The Peromyscus maniculatus bairdii isolate BWxNUB_F1_BW_parent chromosome 6, HU_Pman_BW_mat_3.1, whole genome shotgun sequence genome has a segment encoding these proteins:
- the LOC107400846 gene encoding uncharacterized protein LOC107400846 has translation MNTEEGCPGRGGLGEAVAVRATSPLEPRPPRAPQDAQPAAHPPPGPALTARSRCSHAGGARWARRTQGTGPESCKLCAGLAGFRSRSAPGRSPRAAANRAPGGSSGAEGGVSGRRSPGQRAALFTAGPPSPARALPPSLPPSPSRALPPSLPPSPARALRAPDIIHSRTLACPPLLPAVTHPGPEAPAGSRGRVSSRRPAEHEKPVRLLREAILADPPLCGPRRCSEGGAWQAARGGSGPQAESAEPGRPPRTRAGIDLGKFSGCRSQ, from the coding sequence ATGAACACTGAGGAAGGATGCCCGGGGCGGGGCGGCCTGGGGGAGGCGGTGGCGGTCAGAGCCACGTCCCCGCTGGAGCCACGTCCCCCACGCGCTCCGCAGGACGCGCAGCCCGCAGCCCATCCTCCTCCCGGCCCGGCGCTCACCGCTCGCAGCCGGTGCTCGCACGCCGGGGGCGCTCGCTGGGCGCGGAGGACCCAGGGGACCGGGCCCGAGAGCTGCAAACTTTGCGCGGGTCTCGCTGGCTTTAGAAGCCGCTCCGCCCCAGGCCGCAGTCCCCGCGCTGCAGCGAACCGGGCTCCGGGCGGCTCCAGCGGCGCCGAGGGCGGGGTCTCCGGCCGGCGGAGCCCGGGGCAGCGCGCAGCTCTGTTTACCGCGGGCCCGCCCTCCCCAGCTcgcgccctccctccctccctccctccctctccatcccgcgccctccctccttccctccctccctccccagcccgtGCCCTGCGCGCTCCTGACATCATTCATTCTCGCACTCTCGCTTGccctcccctgctcccagccGTGACTCACCCCGGGCCCGAAGCTCCCGCGGGCTCCCGCGGTCGTGTCTCTTCCCGGCGTCCAGCCGAGCACGAAAAACCGGTGCGACTTCTTCGGGAGGCGATTCTAGCCGACCCTCCCCTCTGCGGCCCTAGAAGATGCAGCGAAGGAGGGGCTTGGCAGGCAGCACGAGGTGGCTCCGGGCCGCAGGCTGAGAGCGCAGAGCCGGGCAGACCTCCCCGAACGCGGGCGGGGATCGATCTGGGAAAGTTCTCTGGGTGCCGCTCCCAGTAA